In a genomic window of Labeo rohita strain BAU-BD-2019 chromosome 20, IGBB_LRoh.1.0, whole genome shotgun sequence:
- the pak6b gene encoding serine/threonine-protein kinase PAK 6b, which yields MFQRKKKKKRLEISTPRNFEHRVHTSFDPVQGCFVGLPPQWQSVIETLKRPKPVVDPSRITKVQLKPQKSIVRGSFIGHEDYISAAIAQMSRLSVTSSNSLRRTSPSLRKRAQSLGRLGELAEGETQYEYEELNEANRRNGGPGSDWHARSRQVQSEIGSPRPESKNNINSNESRPRAKSMFMGQPALMPRDILLAPRTAREEPGIDQTDGKPNQRPVSCLYSAYSEKDGVRLNSEQPKMEAQRRPQSTYNFKVNSPSFPAISKPNGTSSPKPGHGITTSHQTSRRSSSDLISTAKTPGTPASVPPTQDSPSQPRPAPTGSPASPSGASSPTLRATQMPGSVPDSPKVTHEQFKAALQMVVDKGDPRSYLENFVKIGEGSTGVVCIAREKHSGRQVAVKMMDLRKQQRRELLFNEVVIMRDYRHKNVVEMYKSALVGEELWVIMEYLQGGALTNIVSETRLTEEQIATVCEAVLQALCYLHAQGVIHRDIKSDSILLTLDGRIKLSDFGFCAQISKDIPKRKSLVGTPYWMAPEVVSKTPYGTEVDMWSLGIMVVEMVDGEPPYFSETPIAAMKRLRDEPAPTARNISRISPVLRDFLDSMLTRDPLERASAADLLQHPFLLQAASPRCLVPLVEQYRKRMSRC from the exons ATGTTccagaggaagaagaagaagaagaggctGGAGATCTCCACGCCCAGGAACTTCGAGCACAGGGTGCACACGTCCTTCGACCCGGTGCAGGGATGTTTCGTGGGTCTGCCGCCCCAATGGCAAAGTGTCATAGAAACGCTCAAGAGGCCCAAACCTGTGGTGGATCCGTCCCGCATCACCAAGGTGCAGCTCAAACCACAGAAG AGCATCGTTCGGGGCAGTTTCATTGGACATGAGGACTACATTTCTGCGGCGATCGCTCAGATGAGCCGACTCTCCGTTACAAGCTCGAACTCGTTAAGGAGAACCAGCCCGTCTTTAAGGAAAAGAGCCCAGTCTCTGGGCCGTCTGGGCGAGTTAGCCGAAGGAGAGACTCAATACGAATATGAGGAGCTCAACGAGGCCAATCGGAGAAACGGCGGGCCGGGCTCAGACTGGCACGCGAGATCCCGACAGGTGCAGAGCGAGATTGGAAGTCCGCGGCCCGAATCCAAGAACAACATAAACTCCAATGAGTCACGGCCGAGAGCCAAATCCATGTTCATGGGACAGCCGGCGCTGATGCCCCGGGACATTTTACTAGCGCCTAGGACTGCTCGTGAAGAGCCCGGTATTGATCAAACGGACGGTAAACCCAACCAGAGGCCCGTATCGTGTCTCTACAGCGCATACAGTGAAAAAGATGGAGTGAGACTGAACTCAGAACAGCCGAAGATGGAAGCGCAGAGGAGACCTCAGTCCACGTACAACTTCAAG GTGAATTCACCAAGTTTCCCAGCCATTTCCAAACCCAACGGCACTAGCAGTCCAAAACCAGGCCACGGAATAACGACCAGCCACCAAACCTCACGCCGTTCCTCCAGCGACCTCATTTCTACCGCCAAAACCCCCGGGACTCCAGCCTCTGTCCCTCCGACGCAGGACAGCCCGTCCCAGCCCAGACCCGCACCGACCGGCTCGCCCGCGAGTCCCAGCGGAGCCTCGTCGCCCACCCTGAGAGCGACTCAGATGCCCGGCAGCGTCCCGGACTCGCCCAAGGTCACGCACGAGCAGTTCAAAGCCGCCCTGCAGATGGTGGTGGACAAAGGCGACCCTCGCTCCTATCTGGAGAACTTCGTGAAGATCGGCGAAGGCTCCACGGGCGTGGTGTGCATCGCGCGGGAGAAGCACAGCGGACGACAGGTCGCCGTGAAGATGATGGACCTGAGGAAGCAGCAGAGGAGAGAACTGCTCTTCAATGAG GTGGTTATCATGCGAGACTACCGGCATAAAAACGTGGTGGAGATGTACAAGAGCGCTTTGGTGGGTGAAGAGCTCTGGGTCATCATGGAGTACCTGCAGGGCGGCGCTCTAACCAACATCGTCTCTGAAACCAG ACTGACGGAGGAGCAGATTGCTACGGTGTGTGAAGCCGTTCTTCAGGCTCTCTGTTATCTTCACGCTCAGGGCGTCATTCACAGAGACATCAAGAGCGACTCCATCTTACTGACGCTGGACGGCCGG ATCAAACTGTCTGACTTTGGATTCTGCGCTCAGATCAGCAAAGACATCCCCAAGAGGAAGTCGCTAGTCGGGACTCCATATTGGATGGCGCCAGAAGTGGTTTCAAAGACGCCGTACGGCACCGAG GTGGACATGTGGTCTCTGGGGATCATGGTGGTGGAGATGGTCGATGGAGAACCGCCGTATTTCAGCGAGACGCCCATAGCAGCGATGAAGAGACTGCGGGACGAGCCGGCGCCCACCGCCAGAAACATCAGCAGG ATCTCTCCCGTCCTGAGGGATTTTCTGGACTCGATGTTGACGCGTGATCCGCTGGAGCGAGCGAGCGCCGCTGATCTTCTCCAGCATCCCTTCCTGCTGCAGGCGGCTTCTCCTCGCTGTCTGGTGCCGCTGGTGGAGCAGTACCGCAAACGCATGTCCCGCTGCTGA